One genomic window of Pseudomonas aeruginosa includes the following:
- the mupP gene encoding N-acetylmuramic acid 6-phosphate phosphatase MupP has translation MKRMRLKAVLFDMDGTLLDTAPDFIAITQAMRAAHGLPPVDEQRVRDVVSGGARAMVAAAFGLSLDSPELEPLRQEFLDRYQEHCAVLSRPYDGIPELLAAIEKAGLIWGVVTNKPVRFAEPIMQRLGYAERSRVLVCPDHVTRSKPDPEPLLLACSQLGIDPSRVLFIGDDLRDIESGRDAGTKTAAVRYGYIHPEDNPAHWGADVIVDHPRELIDVLDRALCDC, from the coding sequence GTGAAGCGCATGCGGCTCAAAGCGGTACTGTTCGACATGGATGGCACCCTGCTCGACACGGCGCCAGACTTCATCGCCATCACCCAGGCCATGCGTGCCGCCCACGGCCTGCCGCCGGTGGACGAGCAACGGGTGCGCGACGTGGTCTCCGGCGGCGCGCGCGCGATGGTTGCCGCGGCCTTCGGCCTGTCGCTGGACAGCCCGGAACTGGAACCCCTGCGCCAGGAGTTCCTCGACCGCTACCAGGAGCATTGCGCGGTTCTCAGCCGGCCCTACGACGGCATCCCCGAACTGCTCGCGGCGATCGAGAAAGCCGGGTTGATCTGGGGCGTGGTGACCAACAAGCCGGTGCGCTTCGCCGAACCGATCATGCAGCGCCTGGGCTACGCCGAGCGTTCCAGGGTGCTGGTCTGTCCGGACCACGTGACCCGCAGCAAGCCCGATCCCGAGCCGCTGCTACTGGCCTGTAGCCAGCTCGGCATCGATCCGTCGAGGGTGCTGTTCATCGGCGACGACCTGCGCGACATCGAATCCGGCCGCGACGCCGGGACCAAGACCGCGGCGGTGCGCTACGGCTACATCCACCCTGAAGACAACCCCGCGCACTGGGGCGCCGACGTGATCGTCGACCACCCGCGCGAACTCATCGACGTTCTCGACCGCGCGCTCTGCGACTGCTGA
- the hutG gene encoding formimidoylglutamase, protein MYPAPDMSLWQGRIDSQEGADARRWHQWMRPYADDAEAASVLLGFASDEGVRRNQGRQGARHGPPALRRALANLAWHGEQAIYDAGDIVAGDDLEAAQECYAQRVADLLARGHRVVGLGGGHEIAYASFAGLARHLSRHERLPRIGILNFDAHFDLRHAERASSGTPFRQIAELCQASDWPFAYCCLGISRLSNTAALFDQAQRLGVRYLLDRQLQPWNLERSEAFLDGFLQSVDHLYLTVCLDVLPAAQAPGVSAPSAHGVEMPVVEHLVRRAKASGKLRLADIAELNPQLDSDQRTARIAARLVDSLVN, encoded by the coding sequence ATGTACCCCGCCCCCGACATGAGCCTCTGGCAAGGCCGGATCGATAGCCAGGAAGGCGCCGACGCGCGGCGCTGGCACCAATGGATGCGTCCCTACGCAGACGACGCCGAAGCGGCCAGCGTGCTGCTCGGTTTCGCCAGCGACGAAGGCGTGCGCCGCAACCAGGGTCGCCAGGGCGCGCGCCACGGACCGCCAGCCTTGCGTCGCGCGCTGGCCAACCTGGCCTGGCACGGCGAGCAAGCGATCTACGACGCCGGCGACATAGTCGCCGGCGACGATCTGGAAGCCGCCCAGGAATGCTACGCGCAACGCGTCGCCGACCTGCTCGCGCGCGGCCACCGGGTGGTCGGACTGGGCGGCGGCCACGAAATCGCCTACGCCAGCTTCGCCGGCCTCGCCCGCCACTTGAGTCGGCATGAGCGCCTGCCGCGCATCGGTATCCTCAATTTCGACGCGCATTTCGACCTGCGCCACGCCGAACGGGCCAGCTCCGGCACGCCGTTCCGCCAGATCGCCGAACTCTGCCAGGCCAGCGACTGGCCGTTCGCCTACTGCTGCCTGGGCATCAGCCGCCTGAGCAACACCGCGGCGCTGTTCGACCAGGCCCAGCGCCTGGGTGTGCGCTACCTGCTGGACCGTCAGTTGCAGCCGTGGAACCTGGAACGCAGCGAAGCCTTCCTCGACGGCTTCCTGCAATCCGTCGACCACCTCTACCTGACCGTTTGCCTCGACGTACTCCCGGCCGCCCAGGCGCCCGGCGTCAGCGCGCCCTCGGCGCACGGCGTGGAGATGCCGGTGGTGGAGCACCTGGTCCGCCGCGCCAAGGCCAGCGGCAAGCTGCGCCTGGCCGACATCGCCGAACTCAACCCGCAACTCGATAGCGACCAGCGCACCGCCCGGATCGCCGCGCGCCTGGTCGACAGCCTGGTCAACTGA
- a CDS encoding GGDEF domain-containing protein → MAPPKQSNTIDFDAAKQKRGPQPGGNASGPRASNLTELRQQLTLQLQSSLEAERILGLFFEEVRQLIPLDALGYRHPGSDLRLEFGSSAKHSVSYRLSHDSDYLGELIFRRRQRLGEDEQRQLESLLGTLLFPLRNALLYRAAIQTALRDALTGTGNRIAMDQALGRELELARRNLQPLSVLMLDIDHFKRVNDHYGHAVGDEALKAVAETIKDHLRNVDMVFRFGGEEFLVLLSSTPLQAACMVGERLRQAVEELDYRHAGEPLKLSISLGCADLRPGEGSDDLLRRVDEALYEAKRDGRNRLRCA, encoded by the coding sequence ATGGCTCCTCCCAAGCAGTCCAATACCATCGATTTCGACGCCGCCAAGCAGAAGCGCGGCCCCCAGCCCGGCGGCAACGCCAGCGGGCCGCGCGCCAGCAACCTGACGGAGTTGCGCCAGCAACTGACCCTACAGTTGCAGAGCAGCCTGGAGGCGGAGCGGATTCTCGGCCTGTTCTTCGAGGAAGTCCGCCAACTGATCCCGCTGGATGCCCTTGGCTACCGCCATCCGGGCTCCGACCTGCGCCTGGAGTTCGGCAGCAGCGCCAAGCATTCGGTGAGCTATCGCCTGAGCCATGACAGCGACTACCTCGGCGAACTGATCTTCCGTCGCCGCCAGCGCCTCGGCGAAGACGAACAACGGCAACTGGAGAGCCTGCTCGGCACCCTGCTGTTCCCGCTGCGCAACGCCCTGCTCTATCGCGCCGCGATCCAGACCGCCCTGCGCGACGCCCTGACCGGCACCGGCAACCGCATCGCCATGGACCAGGCGCTCGGCCGCGAACTGGAACTGGCCCGGCGCAACCTGCAACCGCTCTCGGTGCTGATGCTCGATATCGACCACTTCAAGCGGGTCAACGACCACTACGGTCACGCCGTCGGCGACGAAGCCCTCAAGGCCGTGGCGGAAACCATCAAGGACCACCTGCGCAATGTCGACATGGTGTTCCGCTTCGGCGGCGAGGAATTCCTCGTCCTGCTGTCCAGCACGCCACTGCAGGCTGCCTGCATGGTCGGCGAACGCCTGCGCCAGGCGGTGGAGGAACTGGACTACCGGCACGCCGGCGAACCGCTGAAGCTGTCGATCAGCCTCGGTTGCGCCGACCTGCGACCCGGCGAAGGCAGCGACGACCTGCTGCGACGGGTCGACGAGGCGCTCTACGAAGCCAAGCGCGACGGCCGCAACCGCCTGCGCTGCGCCTGA
- the gltS gene encoding sodium/glutamate symporter, with the protein MPTLHLDALSTTALALLLLALGSQLKKRSRWLTRLCVPSPVIAGFGFAFLVWLLRDRGRLDIGLDTSLQTPLMVAFFTTVGLGGSLGLLRKGGKTLLVYLSACWALAILQNLIGVGSAGLLGLDPLLGIMAGAVSLEGGFGAAAAFGPVAEGLGAQGATTVALASATFGMVAGGLLGSPVARWLIERNRLPVQAESDNRLEALGQQERRQHAAATLDGNLLLRLLTCVLLVMVLGFWLGDALEERLGLVLPSYVGAMFIAIVLRNLDDRLGWLRIPDHAVGTLGDVCLGIFLTMAMMSLKFWELENLGLPLLGVLFIQVAVLLLLTIFVLFRLLGRNYDAAVLCAGFLGHGLGATPNAVANMGAVCEHYRVFSHKAFIIVPLCGAVLIDLVAIPAITWFINAFS; encoded by the coding sequence ATGCCGACATTGCACCTGGACGCCCTGTCCACCACCGCCCTCGCCCTGCTCCTGCTCGCCCTCGGCAGCCAATTGAAGAAGCGCAGCCGCTGGCTGACACGTCTGTGCGTACCGTCGCCGGTGATCGCCGGCTTCGGCTTCGCCTTCCTGGTCTGGCTGCTCAGGGATCGCGGCAGGCTCGACATCGGCCTCGACACCAGCCTGCAGACGCCCCTGATGGTGGCGTTCTTCACCACCGTCGGCCTCGGTGGCAGCCTCGGCCTGCTGCGCAAGGGCGGCAAGACCCTGCTGGTCTACCTGTCGGCCTGCTGGGCGCTGGCGATACTGCAGAACCTGATCGGCGTCGGCAGCGCCGGACTGCTCGGCCTCGACCCGTTGCTCGGGATCATGGCCGGCGCGGTGTCGCTGGAAGGCGGCTTCGGCGCGGCGGCGGCCTTCGGCCCGGTTGCGGAAGGGCTCGGCGCCCAGGGCGCGACCACCGTGGCGCTGGCCTCGGCCACCTTCGGCATGGTCGCTGGCGGGCTGCTCGGCAGCCCGGTGGCGCGCTGGCTGATCGAACGCAACCGCCTGCCGGTGCAGGCGGAAAGCGACAATCGGCTGGAAGCCCTCGGCCAGCAGGAGCGACGCCAGCATGCGGCGGCCACGCTGGACGGCAATCTCCTGCTGCGCCTGCTGACCTGCGTGCTGCTGGTGATGGTGCTCGGCTTCTGGCTCGGCGACGCGCTCGAGGAACGCCTGGGCCTGGTGCTGCCCAGTTATGTCGGGGCGATGTTCATCGCCATCGTCCTGCGCAACCTCGACGACCGTCTCGGCTGGCTGCGCATTCCGGACCACGCCGTCGGCACCCTGGGCGACGTCTGCCTGGGCATCTTCCTGACCATGGCGATGATGAGCCTGAAGTTCTGGGAGCTGGAGAACCTCGGCCTGCCGCTGCTCGGCGTACTGTTCATCCAGGTCGCGGTGCTGTTGCTACTGACGATCTTCGTGCTGTTCCGCCTGCTCGGCCGCAACTACGACGCCGCGGTGCTCTGCGCCGGCTTCCTCGGCCACGGCCTGGGCGCCACGCCCAACGCGGTGGCCAACATGGGCGCGGTCTGCGAGCACTATCGGGTGTTCTCGCACAAGGCCTTCATCATCGTGCCCCTGTGCGGCGCGGTACTGATCGATCTCGTCGCCATCCCGGCGATCACCTGGTTCATCAACGCCTTCAGTTGA
- a CDS encoding YciK family oxidoreductase, with translation MFQYSARPDLLKDRVILVTGAGRGIGAAAAKTFAAHGATVLLLGKTEEYLNEVYDAIEAAGHPQAAVIPFNLETAQPHQFEELAATLENEFGRIDGLLHNASILGPRSPMQQISGENFMRVMQVNVNAMFMLTTAMLPLMKLSSDASIIFTSSSVGRKGRAYWGAYSVSKFATEGMMQTLADELDGTSAIRANSVNPGATRTSMRALAYPGENPLNNPTGEEIMPVYLYLMGPDSAGVNGQAFDAQ, from the coding sequence ATGTTCCAGTACTCCGCCCGCCCCGACCTGCTGAAAGACCGCGTGATCCTGGTCACCGGCGCCGGCCGCGGCATCGGCGCCGCCGCCGCCAAGACCTTCGCCGCCCACGGCGCCACCGTGCTGCTGCTGGGCAAGACCGAGGAGTACCTGAACGAGGTCTACGACGCCATCGAGGCCGCCGGCCATCCGCAGGCCGCCGTGATCCCGTTCAACCTGGAGACCGCCCAGCCGCACCAGTTCGAGGAACTGGCGGCAACCCTGGAGAACGAGTTCGGCCGCATCGACGGCCTGCTGCACAACGCTTCGATCCTCGGTCCGCGCTCGCCGATGCAGCAGATTTCCGGGGAGAACTTCATGCGCGTGATGCAGGTGAACGTCAATGCCATGTTCATGCTGACCACCGCCATGCTGCCGCTGATGAAGCTCTCCAGCGACGCCTCGATCATCTTTACCTCGAGCAGCGTGGGCCGGAAGGGCCGCGCCTACTGGGGCGCCTATTCGGTATCGAAGTTCGCCACCGAGGGCATGATGCAGACCCTTGCCGACGAACTCGACGGTACCAGCGCGATCCGCGCCAACAGCGTCAACCCCGGCGCCACCCGCACCAGTATGCGCGCCCTCGCCTACCCTGGGGAAAACCCGCTGAACAACCCCACCGGCGAGGAGATCATGCCGGTCTACCTGTACCTCATGGGGCCGGACAGCGCCGGCGTCAACGGCCAGGCCTTCGACGCCCAGTGA
- a CDS encoding IclR family transcriptional regulator — translation MSKHSPTDRLLQILIALGQAPEALSAKELSLTLEQPLSSTYRHLKTLLRWGLAEEQAGQGRYLPGPACLQLAKKFDREASLIGLAKPELKRLADLSQESVALMVASNQQAICLELFDSPQPLRCCYQKGLAQPLLHGASAKALLAHLEDERREELYLAQELSAERIDKLEQELRLIREQGYAVSQGEIDEGVWGISVPLLDSRQRLHGALSLMAPALRAQSRSERLRQWTLDAAARLSARLD, via the coding sequence ATGTCGAAGCATTCCCCCACCGATCGCCTGCTGCAGATCCTCATTGCCCTCGGCCAGGCTCCCGAAGCCCTGTCTGCCAAGGAGCTGTCGCTGACCCTGGAGCAGCCGCTGAGCAGCACCTACCGGCACCTGAAGACCCTGTTGCGCTGGGGCCTGGCCGAAGAACAGGCCGGCCAGGGCCGCTACCTGCCCGGCCCGGCCTGCCTGCAACTGGCGAAGAAATTCGATCGCGAGGCCTCGCTGATCGGTCTCGCCAAACCGGAACTCAAGCGCCTGGCCGACCTGAGCCAGGAGAGCGTGGCGCTGATGGTGGCCAGCAACCAGCAGGCGATCTGCCTGGAACTGTTCGACAGTCCGCAGCCGCTGCGCTGCTGCTACCAGAAAGGGCTGGCGCAGCCGCTGTTGCATGGCGCCTCGGCCAAAGCCCTGCTGGCGCACCTGGAGGACGAACGGCGCGAGGAGCTGTACCTCGCCCAGGAACTCTCCGCCGAGCGTATCGACAAGCTGGAGCAGGAACTCCGGCTGATCCGCGAACAGGGCTACGCCGTCAGCCAGGGCGAGATCGACGAAGGCGTCTGGGGCATCAGCGTACCGCTGCTGGACAGCCGCCAGCGCCTGCACGGCGCCCTCAGCCTGATGGCCCCCGCCTTGCGCGCCCAGTCGCGCAGCGAACGCTTGCGGCAATGGACCCTCGACGCCGCCGCGCGACTTTCCGCGCGGCTGGACTGA